One Chloroflexota bacterium DNA segment encodes these proteins:
- a CDS encoding zinc-ribbon domain containing protein has product MSFTDKTLVCVDCGNDFVFTAGEQEFYAQKGFTNEPRRCTQCRQSKKQQRSEPSSRSSFSRDSSFGGGRERSREYGGRDSFGGGGRSSFGGGNRRDAAGQASREMYDTVCAECGRTTTVPFKPTQGRPVYCRDCFQKQRTSSRW; this is encoded by the coding sequence ATGAGTTTCACCGACAAAACCCTCGTCTGTGTCGATTGCGGGAATGACTTCGTTTTTACTGCTGGTGAACAAGAGTTTTACGCACAAAAAGGCTTTACCAACGAACCACGTCGCTGTACTCAATGTCGTCAAAGCAAAAAACAACAGCGGAGCGAGCCAAGTAGCCGCTCATCATTTAGCCGAGATAGCAGTTTTGGTGGTGGTCGCGAGCGCAGCCGCGAGTATGGCGGTCGCGATAGTTTTGGTGGTGGTGGGCGTTCTAGCTTCGGTGGTGGCAATCGCCGCGATGCTGCTGGCCAAGCTTCACGCGAAATGTACGATACGGTGTGTGCTGAGTGTGGGCGTACCACGACAGTGCCTTTCAAGCCAACTCAAGGCCGTCCGGTCTATTGCCGCGATTGTTTTCAAAAGCAACGAACTTCTTCACGTTGGTAA